The following proteins are co-located in the Carassius gibelio isolate Cgi1373 ecotype wild population from Czech Republic chromosome A9, carGib1.2-hapl.c, whole genome shotgun sequence genome:
- the ednrbb gene encoding endothelin receptor type B, with the protein MERPVIVLLLLCFNRSLGFISAQTTDKHPDDAKNISWKPVNATANKTPMCSGPARIKDAFKYINSIVSCFVFLFGMIGNLTLLKIIKEHKCLRKGPYILIGSLALGDILHVLIGIPINVYKLLAVDWPFGVLLCKLVPFIQKTSVGITVLSLCALSIDRYRVVASRSRIEGLGFPKWTAIKLSLIWTISTLLAVPEAVAFDLITMDYRGEHLRICLLHPVQSTPFMQFYKMAKDWWLFGFYFIVPLACIAVFYSLMTRRILSGSVKKLDKHIKQRHEVAWTVFCLVLVFAICWFPLHLSRILKLTIYDEHDPNRCKLLSTFLVLDYIGLNMASVNSCINPVALYVVSKRFKNYFKATLNAGCCRSSKPVLIQEEKQGFMRSKVTEPPSDNSNSVKQESASGDTERTTFLQKFTCLRT; encoded by the exons ATGGAGAGGCCCGTCATTGTCCTGTTACTGCTGTGTTTTAATCGTTCACTGGGGTTCATTAGTGCTCAGACAACAGACAAACATCCTGATGATGCAAAGAATATCTCATGGAAACCAGTGAACGCCACAGCAAACAAGACCCCGATGTGTTCTGGACCAGCACGGATCAAAGACGCCTTCAAGTACATCAACAGCATTGTCTCGTGTTTCGTATTCCTGTTCGGGATGATTGGAAACCTGACTCTCCTCAAAATAATCAAAGAACACAAATGCTTGAGAAAAGGACCCTATATTCTCATCGGCAGTCTGGCTTTAGGCGACATTTTGCACGTCTTGATTGGCATACCCATCAATGTTTATAAG ctCCTGGCGGTGGACTGGCCGTTCGGTGTCCTGCTCTGTAAACTGGTGCCGTTCATTCAGAAAACCTCCGTTGGGATAACGGTATTGAGTCTGTGCGCTCTGAGCATAGACAG GTACCGAGTCGTTGCATCCAGGAGTCGAATCGAAGGTCTTGGTTTTCCCAAATGGACTGCTATCAAACTGTCTTTAATATGGACCATTTCAACACTGCTGGCTGTTCCGGAGGCTGTGGCGTTTGACTTGATTACCATGGATTACCGAGGCGAGCATCTGCGGATATGCCTCCTTCATCCGGTACAATCCACTCCATTCATGCAG TTTTATAAAATGGCCAAAGACTGGTGGCTCTTTGGGTTTTACTTCATCGTGCCGCTGGCGTGCATCGCTGTCTTTTACTCGCTGATGACTCGGAGGATCTTAAGCGGAAGCGTTAAGAAGTTGGACAAACACATAAAGCAG AGACATGAAGTGGCCTGGACGGTTTTCTGTCTGGTTCTGGTGTTTGCAATCTGCTGGTTTCCTCTTCACCTCAGCAGGATCCTCAAGTTAACCATCTATGATGAACACGATCCCAACAGATGCAAATTACTGAG CACGTTTCTTGTTCTTGACTACATCGGCCTCAACATGGCGTCTGTGAACTCATGCATCAACCCAGTGGCTCTGTATGTGGTCAGCAAAAGATTCAAAAACTACTTCAAG GCCACTCTCAACGCTGGTTGTTGTCGTTCATCCAAACCCGTCCTCATTCAGGAAGAGAAGCAAGGTttcatgaggtcaaaggtcacagagCCGCCGTCTGACAACAGCAACTCTGTCAAACAAGAGTCGGCATCTGGTGACACTGAGAGAACAACCTTTCTTCAGAAATTCACTTGTCTTAGAACGTGA